The following are from one region of the Geoalkalibacter subterraneus genome:
- a CDS encoding monovalent cation/H+ antiporter complex subunit F has translation MEPLCLAMALILLLIIVAGLWRVFQGPTAADRMLAAQLFGTTAVAILLLLGQAGGVTALWDAALVFALLGAVAAVTFVRRSWAREADAEKDNDDV, from the coding sequence ATGGAGCCTTTGTGCCTGGCAATGGCGCTGATTCTGCTGCTGATCATTGTAGCGGGGTTGTGGCGGGTGTTTCAGGGGCCGACTGCCGCGGACCGCATGCTGGCGGCCCAGCTGTTCGGAACCACGGCCGTCGCGATCCTGCTGCTTCTGGGGCAGGCAGGCGGAGTGACGGCGCTGTGGGACGCGGCGCTGGTATTCGCCCTTCTCGGGGCTGTGGCGGCGGTGACCTTTGTCCGGCGCAGCTGGGCGCGGGAAGCGGATGCGGAAAAGGACAACGACGATGTTTGA
- a CDS encoding Na+/H+ antiporter subunit E has product MAQSHIVMVGLRYLAAFVLLWEIIAGWSSGSWGMGSVAVLIATAVALCLRSREAGPLRWSGAIRFLPYFFLQSVRGGVDVARRAFSPGMQLEPLLVEHPLSLPPGAARLFLVNVVSLLPGTLGADVRKDCLVVHALDRSLAGELVNLEQKVARLFDADGVNAL; this is encoded by the coding sequence ATGGCACAGTCCCACATTGTCATGGTTGGCTTGCGGTATCTGGCGGCGTTTGTCCTGTTATGGGAAATCATTGCCGGGTGGTCATCCGGATCATGGGGCATGGGCAGTGTCGCTGTGCTGATTGCCACCGCAGTCGCCCTGTGTTTGCGTTCTAGAGAGGCTGGGCCGCTTCGGTGGAGTGGAGCCATTCGGTTCCTTCCCTATTTTTTTCTCCAGTCCGTTCGGGGTGGGGTAGACGTTGCTCGGCGCGCCTTCTCCCCCGGCATGCAGCTCGAGCCGCTGCTGGTGGAGCATCCCCTTTCTTTGCCCCCGGGTGCGGCACGACTTTTCCTGGTGAACGTGGTGAGCCTGCTGCCGGGAACGCTGGGGGCGGATGTGCGCAAAGACTGCCTGGTCGTGCATGCGCTGGATCGCTCTCTGGCCGGGGAGCTGGTGAACCTCGAGCAGAAGGTGGCGAGGCTTTTTGACGCTGACGGAGTGAATGCTCTCTGA
- a CDS encoding glycerate kinase yields the protein MKPLHIIVAPDSFKDSLSAVAAAEAMERGIHAVFPTAEVVHAPMADGGEGTVQALVDATGGQILRQQVAGPLGDPVEAHWGILGDGETALIEMAAASGLALVPPADRDPRITTTYGTGQLIKAALDKGLRRIIVGLGGSATNDGGTGMAQALGAHFLDAEGRSLPPGGAALADLDRIDLSGADPRLQDTEILVACDVDNPLCGPSGASAVYGPQKGASAQVVAELDRALACFAEVARQTTGRDIANQPGAGAAGGLGAGLLFLTRCEFRPGIDLVLEIVDFPHLLQNADLVVTGEGCTDAQTACGKAPVGIAALAGKHQVPVVCLSGALGDDSEEVLKKGVDALMSIPARPMTLEECLDSAATLVEEATARLFRCLKVGMGMQQKSGAQE from the coding sequence ATGAAACCGCTCCACATTATTGTCGCCCCGGATTCCTTTAAGGACAGCCTCTCTGCGGTTGCTGCGGCAGAGGCGATGGAGCGCGGCATTCATGCGGTTTTTCCCACCGCTGAGGTTGTCCATGCCCCCATGGCCGATGGCGGCGAAGGGACCGTTCAGGCCCTGGTTGATGCAACGGGGGGGCAAATTCTTCGCCAGCAGGTGGCCGGGCCGCTGGGCGATCCGGTCGAGGCGCATTGGGGGATTCTCGGCGACGGGGAAACCGCCTTGATCGAAATGGCCGCCGCTTCCGGGTTGGCGCTGGTGCCGCCTGCCGATCGCGATCCGCGGATTACAACTACCTATGGAACCGGGCAGTTGATCAAAGCTGCTTTGGACAAAGGGCTGCGCAGGATCATCGTCGGGCTTGGCGGCAGTGCCACCAACGACGGCGGAACCGGAATGGCGCAGGCTCTGGGAGCTCACTTCCTGGATGCCGAGGGGCGGTCGCTGCCGCCCGGCGGCGCAGCTCTTGCCGACCTCGATCGCATCGATCTGTCCGGCGCCGATCCCCGTCTTCAGGATACCGAAATCCTTGTCGCCTGCGATGTGGACAATCCTCTTTGCGGTCCCTCGGGGGCGTCAGCCGTTTATGGCCCGCAGAAAGGCGCTTCTGCGCAGGTTGTCGCCGAACTCGATCGTGCCCTTGCCTGCTTCGCCGAAGTTGCCCGTCAGACCACCGGCCGTGATATCGCCAACCAACCGGGTGCAGGAGCTGCCGGCGGCTTGGGGGCGGGACTTCTTTTTCTGACCCGCTGTGAATTCCGGCCAGGCATCGACCTCGTGCTGGAAATCGTTGATTTCCCCCACCTCCTGCAGAACGCCGACCTGGTTGTGACCGGGGAGGGGTGTACCGACGCGCAGACCGCCTGCGGTAAGGCGCCTGTCGGCATCGCCGCCCTGGCGGGAAAGCACCAAGTTCCAGTTGTCTGCCTCTCGGGAGCCCTGGGAGATGACAGTGAAGAGGTGTTGAAAAAAGGGGTCGACGCACTGATGAGCATTCCGGCCCGCCCCATGACTCTGGAAGAATGCCTCGATTCCGCAGCGACGTTGGTCGAAGAGGCCACGGCAAGGCTGTTTCGCTGCCTCAAGGTCGGCATGGGGATGCAGCAGAAATCGGGTGCTCAGGAGTAA
- a CDS encoding transposase family protein — translation MGKASRRANREEIKAKARQRKRAQKELGRKQEEEGLKRASHATIANRKSGYKSVEEEGLARNEAAWEQLKVFRGQLPVLLRRLSAIPDPRTAKKTKHKLSVLLMLGILSFVLQMASSREVTREMSRPMLWENLKALFPELEETPHHDTLKRVLSQIEVDQIASVQLELIRKWIRNKKFSRYLVNNCYPVAVDGTQKMARGWLWDEECLQRTFNRGQSAEQTQYYVYVLQANLAFSGGMSIPLMSEFLCHTQGDSHRSKQDCELKAFYRLAARLKEAFPALRIMLLLDGLYANGPVMELCRRNKWQYMIVLKDDALPSTVKEFQALARLEPKNRHFQTWGGRQQRFRWANRIEYSFGANGRKREIVNVVECLESWQEIGNQGCDVVEKTSRHLWLSSEPLDRWNLHERCNLGARSRWGVETGFLVEKHHGYQYEHCFSHDWNAMKGFHYLMQLGHMFNIMARYSEKIARIIRETGVRGLIRLVRETIASPWLNQAWIREQIAAPFQLRLT, via the coding sequence ATGGGCAAAGCGAGCCGCCGTGCGAACCGCGAAGAGATCAAGGCGAAGGCAAGGCAGAGAAAACGCGCGCAGAAGGAACTCGGACGCAAGCAGGAAGAAGAGGGGTTGAAGAGGGCCTCCCACGCCACGATCGCCAACCGCAAGAGCGGCTATAAAAGCGTGGAGGAGGAGGGTCTTGCCCGCAACGAGGCGGCCTGGGAGCAGCTCAAGGTGTTTCGCGGCCAGTTGCCGGTGCTTTTGAGGCGATTGTCGGCGATACCGGATCCGAGAACCGCGAAGAAGACCAAGCACAAGCTATCCGTGCTGCTGATGTTGGGAATTCTGTCGTTCGTGCTGCAGATGGCATCCTCGCGGGAGGTGACCAGGGAAATGAGCCGTCCGATGCTCTGGGAGAACCTGAAGGCCCTGTTTCCCGAACTCGAAGAGACCCCCCACCATGACACCCTCAAGAGGGTATTGTCACAAATCGAGGTGGACCAGATCGCGTCGGTACAGCTGGAATTGATCCGGAAGTGGATACGAAACAAGAAGTTTTCCCGATACTTGGTCAATAATTGCTATCCCGTTGCGGTAGACGGTACGCAGAAGATGGCGCGCGGCTGGCTTTGGGACGAAGAATGCCTGCAACGCACGTTCAATAGAGGGCAGAGCGCGGAGCAGACGCAGTACTACGTCTATGTCCTGCAGGCGAATCTCGCCTTTTCCGGCGGGATGAGCATTCCCTTGATGAGCGAGTTCCTGTGCCATACGCAAGGAGATTCGCACAGGAGCAAGCAGGACTGCGAGCTGAAAGCTTTTTATCGATTGGCTGCGAGGCTCAAAGAGGCGTTTCCGGCGCTGCGGATCATGTTGTTGCTGGACGGGCTCTATGCGAACGGGCCAGTCATGGAGCTGTGCCGCCGGAACAAATGGCAGTACATGATCGTGCTGAAGGACGACGCCTTGCCGAGCACGGTGAAGGAATTTCAGGCCCTGGCACGGCTTGAGCCGAAGAACCGGCATTTTCAAACCTGGGGCGGCAGGCAGCAGCGTTTCAGATGGGCAAACAGGATAGAGTACAGCTTCGGGGCGAACGGCAGGAAGCGGGAGATCGTAAACGTCGTCGAATGTCTGGAGAGCTGGCAAGAGATTGGCAACCAGGGGTGCGACGTGGTGGAAAAGACCAGCCGGCACCTCTGGCTATCGAGTGAGCCCCTCGACCGATGGAACCTCCACGAGCGGTGCAATCTGGGCGCACGCTCGCGCTGGGGGGTCGAAACAGGCTTCCTGGTAGAGAAGCACCACGGCTACCAATACGAGCACTGTTTTAGCCATGATTGGAACGCGATGAAGGGTTTCCATTATCTGATGCAATTGGGGCACATGTTCAACATCATGGCGAGGTATTCGGAAAAGATCGCCAGAATCATTCGGGAGACCGGGGTGCGGGGATTGATCCGCTTGGTACGCGAAACGATAGCGAGTCCGTGGCTCAATCAGGCGTGGATCCGCGAGCAGATTGCTGCCCCTTTCCAGTTACGGCTGACATAA
- a CDS encoding ATP-binding protein: MGGDEVHLPRRIIEVLATPELEYPQRAKALLRVLTAHLPISEATLYLKPLAPGVPPQILRAGTPGFFSPEQRSCMPRGAGWHPLDQGGTLTLEVDCLERSIGYLCLHEIEPDRLPAGAKEDLDLICRQIGWMTLCNERMQHKIQQAEHLHFVAQISRQLNQAQTVDEMLRELLGSLVRENKALFAIVQHNKPPPPCAQPLFEIDPNFRALRETLLAKAANLHKDVVLQKRPVLDEKIAQGEHPENAPPFAALCLPLVFNNQMLGTLTLYSDNSPTSNPFASPEMNRRLFQDLSIQVAEAWGRISALDRLATVSKENQRKLLEISFLYHVSEAMHGAHGMDDLVHFILSAAVVPDGVGCDRALLFMINERSRFLQGMLGVVREQELEQWAPSLYQQPVTEHLIPEEIQQKQKTSAFNRLVQQQRVALDDPFNPIALAARNSRTLSIEAPSPRDSVAGILRLGPFICVPLQGRKKTVAVLVVDNSRSKHLFNPEEMRFLELFANQAGAAMENAALLQQLRTTHTELRATQEDLLQTEKLATIGEIAASVAHELKNPLVCVGGFAQRLLKNVPEGSRAGEYATIIAREVRRVEEMLTNILSFSKRQMMCFAPCNLIEIIGSALNLLSRELAESNIEIVQNLDPDLPPVIGDEKQLRQVLINLIGNAREAMADGGTLTLAARCSTLRGDPAVTIEVADTGGGIAPESLRNIFNPFFTTKQSGTGLGLSISHRIIEHHQGTIEVFNSEQGATFVIQLPLGHVRHQC, translated from the coding sequence ATGGGCGGTGATGAAGTGCATCTGCCGCGCCGCATCATCGAAGTTCTCGCCACCCCCGAGCTGGAATATCCGCAACGGGCCAAGGCACTGCTACGGGTTCTCACTGCCCACCTCCCCATCAGCGAAGCCACGCTCTATCTCAAGCCGCTTGCGCCCGGAGTGCCGCCGCAGATTCTGCGTGCCGGCACCCCGGGTTTTTTCTCGCCCGAGCAACGTAGCTGCATGCCCCGCGGGGCAGGCTGGCACCCCCTTGATCAGGGCGGCACCCTGACCCTGGAAGTCGACTGCCTCGAACGCTCCATCGGCTATCTCTGCCTGCATGAAATCGAACCGGATCGGCTTCCCGCCGGAGCCAAGGAGGACCTCGACCTGATCTGTCGCCAGATCGGCTGGATGACCCTGTGCAACGAACGGATGCAGCACAAAATCCAGCAGGCCGAGCATCTGCATTTCGTCGCCCAGATCAGTCGGCAGCTCAACCAGGCCCAGACGGTCGATGAAATGCTGCGCGAACTGCTCGGATCGCTGGTCCGAGAGAACAAGGCGCTCTTCGCTATCGTGCAGCACAACAAGCCGCCCCCCCCCTGTGCGCAACCTCTTTTTGAAATCGATCCCAATTTCCGCGCCCTGCGCGAGACTCTTCTTGCAAAAGCGGCCAACCTGCATAAAGACGTCGTCCTGCAGAAACGCCCTGTTCTGGATGAGAAAATCGCTCAAGGGGAACACCCGGAAAACGCGCCGCCTTTTGCCGCCCTGTGCCTGCCGCTCGTATTCAACAACCAGATGCTCGGCACCCTCACTCTCTACAGCGACAACAGCCCGACCAGCAACCCCTTTGCCTCTCCGGAGATGAACCGCCGCCTCTTCCAGGATCTCTCGATTCAGGTTGCAGAAGCCTGGGGAAGAATTTCAGCTCTCGACCGACTGGCCACCGTTTCCAAGGAAAACCAGCGAAAGCTTCTTGAAATCTCTTTTCTTTACCACGTCTCCGAAGCCATGCACGGCGCGCACGGAATGGATGATCTGGTTCACTTCATTCTTTCTGCCGCGGTTGTTCCCGACGGCGTCGGCTGTGATCGCGCCCTGCTGTTTATGATCAATGAACGCAGCCGCTTTCTGCAGGGAATGCTCGGAGTGGTGCGCGAGCAGGAGCTTGAGCAATGGGCGCCATCACTGTACCAGCAGCCCGTCACCGAGCATCTGATCCCTGAAGAGATTCAACAAAAACAGAAGACCTCCGCCTTCAACCGCCTGGTCCAGCAGCAGCGTGTCGCACTTGACGACCCCTTCAATCCTATCGCTCTGGCCGCTCGCAACAGCCGCACTCTTTCGATTGAAGCGCCCTCGCCTCGCGACAGCGTCGCAGGCATTCTGCGCTTGGGGCCATTTATCTGCGTTCCCCTCCAGGGACGAAAAAAAACGGTCGCCGTACTGGTGGTGGACAACAGTCGCAGCAAACACCTGTTCAACCCGGAGGAGATGCGGTTTCTGGAGCTGTTTGCAAACCAGGCCGGCGCCGCCATGGAGAACGCCGCTCTGCTGCAGCAGTTGCGGACCACCCATACGGAGCTGCGCGCCACTCAGGAGGACCTTCTTCAAACCGAGAAACTGGCCACGATCGGCGAGATTGCCGCGTCTGTCGCTCATGAGCTGAAAAATCCACTGGTCTGCGTCGGCGGCTTCGCCCAGCGTCTGCTCAAAAATGTACCGGAGGGGTCGCGCGCCGGTGAATATGCCACCATCATCGCTCGTGAAGTTCGGCGGGTGGAAGAAATGCTCACCAACATTCTGTCCTTTTCCAAGCGACAGATGATGTGCTTCGCCCCCTGCAACCTCATCGAGATCATCGGCTCCGCCCTCAATCTGCTCAGCCGCGAACTGGCTGAATCCAACATCGAAATCGTGCAGAACCTCGATCCGGATCTACCCCCTGTGATCGGCGACGAAAAACAGCTGCGCCAGGTGCTGATCAACCTCATCGGCAACGCCCGCGAAGCCATGGCCGACGGCGGCACGCTTACCCTCGCCGCGCGTTGCTCCACCCTGCGCGGGGACCCGGCCGTCACTATCGAGGTCGCCGACACCGGCGGCGGGATTGCACCCGAAAGCCTGCGCAACATCTTCAACCCCTTCTTCACCACCAAGCAAAGCGGCACCGGCCTCGGCCTCTCCATCTCGCACCGCATCATCGAACACCACCAGGGAACCATCGAGGTATTCAACAGCGAACAGGGCGCCACCTTCGTCATCCAGCTCCCGTTAGGCCACGTGCGCCATCAGTGCTGA
- the ileS gene encoding isoleucine--tRNA ligase, whose protein sequence is MDYKDTLNLPETEFPMRGNLPKREPEILSRWQQTDLYAQIEKATADRPLFILHDGPPYANGHTHIGHALNKILKDIVIKSRRMQGFHTPYVPGWDCHGLPIELKVDGQLGSAKKEMSKAEIRRECRTYAQKWVDIQSQEFERLGVLGDWDNPYLTMHTGYEATIARELAHFAEKGGLYKGKKPIHWCASCVTALAEAEVEYADHTSPTIYVKFPFNDSLPAELAQLGDKPLSFVIWTTTPWTIPANLGICLNPRLDYVAVDTGEERLVMAEGLVEAVMKEIGIADYEIFATFDAAAFEGKQCRHPFYDRNSLVILGDHVTLEAGTGCVHTAPGHGQDDYIVGLRYGLDVYNPVDDYGRYREDLELFGGMKVKDANPAVIDKLKEVGALLYAGQVTHSYPHCWRCKKPILFRATEQWFISMAHGDLRRKSLDHINEVQWIPRWGRERIYGMIENRPDWCISRQRSWGVPITVFYCEKCGEALADGPTMHHVADLFDQHGSDIWFEWDSAQLLPEGTSCAACGHDSFTREQDILDVWFDSGVSFAAVLEARDGLQSPADLYLEGSDQHRGWFHSSLLCAVGTRDLAPYKAVLTHGFVVDGAGKKMSKSTGNVIAPEEVIKKYGAEILRLWVAAQDYRDDIRISPEILQRLSDAYRRIRNTARYILGNLHDFNPETDQVADDQLLEIDRWALSRLEGLVNRVEKSYEDYEFHVLYHAVHNFCAVDMSAFYLDVLKDRLYITPATSTARRSAQTAIYRILDALTRLIAPVLSFTADEIWQHLPGTKEQSVHMVEFPRFESQYVDPELENRYEALRKVRSDVSKALELARNEKRIGHSLAAKVLLAPGNSEKIGDLLRRYRDELATLFIVSQVELTDEITDGIAGENIEGLQVAIVPAEGEKCERCWTFATSVGEWDAHPTICHRCREALS, encoded by the coding sequence ATGGACTATAAAGACACCCTCAATCTGCCTGAAACCGAGTTTCCCATGCGCGGCAATCTGCCGAAGCGTGAACCGGAAATTCTCAGTCGCTGGCAGCAGACCGATCTTTACGCACAGATCGAGAAAGCAACTGCGGATCGCCCCCTGTTCATCCTGCATGACGGCCCCCCCTACGCCAACGGCCACACGCATATCGGCCACGCGCTGAACAAGATACTCAAGGACATCGTCATCAAAAGCCGACGCATGCAGGGCTTTCACACGCCGTATGTTCCGGGATGGGATTGCCACGGCCTGCCGATCGAACTCAAGGTCGACGGACAGCTCGGCTCTGCCAAAAAGGAGATGAGCAAGGCTGAAATCCGCCGCGAGTGCCGCACATACGCACAGAAGTGGGTGGATATCCAAAGTCAGGAATTCGAACGCCTCGGCGTGCTGGGCGACTGGGACAACCCTTACCTGACCATGCATACCGGCTACGAGGCCACCATCGCCCGGGAGTTGGCCCACTTTGCCGAAAAAGGCGGCCTCTACAAGGGGAAGAAGCCGATTCACTGGTGTGCCTCCTGTGTCACAGCCCTGGCAGAAGCCGAAGTGGAATACGCCGACCACACCTCCCCCACCATCTACGTCAAATTCCCGTTCAACGATTCGCTCCCCGCGGAGCTGGCTCAGTTGGGCGACAAGCCGCTGTCTTTCGTGATCTGGACCACCACGCCGTGGACCATTCCCGCCAACCTGGGGATCTGTCTCAATCCGCGCCTGGACTATGTCGCCGTCGACACGGGTGAAGAGCGATTGGTGATGGCCGAAGGACTGGTTGAAGCCGTCATGAAGGAAATCGGCATTGCGGACTATGAAATTTTCGCCACATTCGACGCCGCGGCGTTCGAGGGCAAGCAGTGCCGCCACCCTTTCTACGACCGCAACTCGCTGGTTATCCTGGGCGACCATGTCACCCTCGAGGCAGGGACCGGCTGCGTCCACACCGCCCCGGGCCACGGCCAGGATGACTACATCGTCGGCCTGCGCTACGGACTCGACGTCTACAATCCGGTCGATGATTACGGCCGCTACCGGGAAGACCTGGAACTGTTCGGCGGAATGAAGGTCAAGGACGCCAACCCGGCCGTCATCGACAAACTCAAAGAAGTCGGAGCGCTGCTGTATGCGGGGCAGGTCACTCACAGCTATCCACACTGCTGGCGCTGCAAGAAGCCGATTCTGTTCCGCGCCACCGAGCAGTGGTTCATCTCCATGGCCCATGGCGATCTGCGGCGCAAAAGCCTCGACCACATTAACGAGGTGCAGTGGATTCCGCGCTGGGGCCGGGAGCGCATCTACGGCATGATCGAAAATCGCCCCGACTGGTGCATCAGCCGCCAGCGCAGCTGGGGTGTGCCGATCACCGTCTTCTACTGCGAAAAGTGCGGCGAAGCGCTGGCCGACGGTCCCACCATGCATCATGTGGCTGACCTGTTCGATCAGCACGGCAGCGATATCTGGTTCGAATGGGACAGCGCGCAACTGCTGCCTGAAGGCACAAGCTGTGCCGCCTGCGGACACGACAGCTTCACCCGCGAGCAGGACATCCTCGATGTCTGGTTCGACTCCGGGGTTTCCTTTGCCGCCGTGCTCGAGGCGCGCGACGGACTGCAGTCGCCGGCCGACCTCTACCTGGAAGGCAGCGACCAGCATCGCGGCTGGTTCCACTCCTCACTGCTGTGCGCTGTCGGCACCCGCGATCTGGCTCCCTACAAAGCGGTCCTTACCCACGGTTTCGTGGTGGACGGCGCGGGCAAGAAGATGTCCAAGTCCACGGGAAATGTCATCGCGCCGGAAGAGGTCATCAAAAAATACGGCGCGGAGATCCTGCGCCTGTGGGTCGCCGCCCAGGACTATCGCGACGACATCCGCATCAGCCCGGAGATTCTGCAGCGTCTCTCGGATGCCTACCGCCGCATCCGCAACACGGCGCGCTACATTCTCGGCAATCTTCACGATTTCAACCCCGAGACGGACCAGGTCGCCGACGACCAGCTGCTGGAGATCGACCGCTGGGCCCTTTCGCGTCTTGAGGGGCTGGTCAACCGGGTCGAAAAAAGCTACGAGGACTACGAGTTCCATGTGCTCTACCACGCGGTGCACAACTTCTGTGCCGTGGACATGAGCGCCTTCTATCTTGACGTCCTCAAGGATCGCCTCTATATCACGCCCGCTACCAGCACGGCGCGCCGCAGCGCCCAAACGGCCATTTATCGCATCCTCGATGCGCTGACCCGCCTGATCGCGCCGGTGCTTTCCTTTACCGCCGATGAGATCTGGCAGCACCTGCCCGGCACCAAAGAGCAAAGCGTCCACATGGTCGAATTCCCCCGCTTTGAGTCACAATATGTCGACCCGGAACTGGAGAACCGCTACGAAGCGCTGCGTAAAGTGCGCAGCGATGTTTCCAAAGCTCTTGAACTGGCCCGCAATGAAAAACGCATCGGGCACTCCCTGGCGGCTAAAGTGCTGCTGGCCCCCGGAAACAGTGAGAAGATTGGAGATCTTCTGCGACGCTACCGCGATGAGCTGGCCACCCTGTTCATCGTATCCCAGGTTGAGTTGACCGATGAGATCACTGACGGCATCGCCGGCGAAAACATCGAGGGGCTGCAGGTGGCCATCGTCCCGGCGGAGGGCGAAAAATGCGAACGCTGCTGGACCTTTGCCACCAGCGTCGGTGAGTGGGACGCCCATCCGACCATCTGCCACCGCTGCCGGGAAGCACTGAGCTGA
- the lspA gene encoding signal peptidase II has translation MSSNLRLLSITAAIIVALDQATKLYIDQSFRLYESVTVIENLFNITYVRNQGAAFGILSESAYRIPFFITVSLVAAVGILWYLSRLGAEKKLAAFALSLIFAGAVGNLIDRIRLGEVIDFLDVHWHQYHWPAFNVADSAITVGVALLLIDMWREERQQKRSGMSRS, from the coding sequence TTGAGTTCAAATCTGCGTCTTTTATCGATTACCGCCGCGATTATCGTGGCACTCGACCAGGCGACCAAACTCTATATCGATCAGAGCTTTCGTCTCTACGAATCAGTGACGGTCATCGAGAACCTGTTCAACATCACCTATGTGCGCAACCAGGGCGCCGCCTTCGGCATCCTGTCCGAAAGCGCCTACCGCATCCCTTTCTTCATTACGGTGAGCCTGGTCGCTGCCGTAGGGATTCTCTGGTACCTGTCGCGCCTGGGCGCTGAGAAGAAATTGGCGGCTTTCGCTCTGTCCCTGATCTTTGCGGGGGCAGTCGGCAATCTGATCGACCGGATCCGCCTGGGAGAAGTCATCGATTTTCTCGATGTCCATTGGCACCAGTACCACTGGCCCGCCTTCAACGTGGCTGATTCGGCTATCACCGTGGGCGTGGCCCTGCTGCTCATCGACATGTGGCGTGAAGAGCGGCAGCAAAAAAGATCAGGGATGTCGAGATCCTGA
- a CDS encoding DUF6290 family protein, protein MGKTVENPKRYIISCRINDQEMETLQEIAKMHGTSISTLLRRSLNMLEEQAQPQA, encoded by the coding sequence ATGGGAAAGACAGTTGAAAACCCCAAGCGTTACATTATTTCCTGCCGCATCAACGACCAGGAGATGGAAACCCTCCAGGAAATCGCCAAAATGCACGGCACCAGCATCTCAACCCTGCTGCGCCGCAGCCTCAACATGCTGGAAGAACAGGCACAACCCCAGGCATAA
- the dksA gene encoding RNA polymerase-binding protein DksA, with protein MEKEKLEEFRQILQNQLNELLREAGKTMSEMTSEKSNLPDITDLATAESDRNFELRIRDRERKLIKKIQEALERIDDGSFGICEVCEEEIGEARLRARPVTTYCIDCKTEQERQEKIG; from the coding sequence ATGGAAAAGGAAAAGTTGGAGGAATTTCGCCAGATTCTGCAGAACCAACTCAACGAGTTGCTGCGCGAGGCAGGCAAGACCATGTCGGAAATGACCAGCGAAAAGTCCAATCTGCCGGACATTACCGACCTGGCCACCGCTGAATCGGATCGCAATTTTGAGTTGCGTATTCGCGATCGCGAGCGCAAACTGATCAAAAAGATCCAGGAAGCTCTCGAGCGCATCGACGACGGCAGCTTCGGCATCTGTGAAGTCTGCGAGGAAGAGATCGGAGAGGCACGCCTGCGCGCGCGCCCCGTGACCACCTATTGCATCGACTGCAAAACCGAGCAGGAACGTCAGGAAAAAATCGGCTGA
- a CDS encoding Druantia anti-phage system protein DruA: protein MRDERKQLVHCGRTIGPEEVEAIQETVSTCSGLSRFELAFTICEHLDWRTASGSLKRDACLKLLEKLEQQGLLKLPRKRTIAPGAGLKKQPKPTRRTEATTAVKGSVAEIGPVRLAGADSKDAADLWNEYVSRYHYLGYTPPIGCFQRYFIESERGLLGCLLFCGAAKSLQERDRFIGWSKDERLRNLGFVINNSRFLVFPWVQVKNLASHTLGKAARRIGDDWHKRWGYRPLLLETFVDPELYAGTCYLAANWQYLGMTTGQGLARRGKSYSTTPKKIFVKPLAGDFRGALCS from the coding sequence ATGAGAGACGAGAGGAAGCAACTGGTTCACTGCGGGAGAACCATCGGTCCTGAAGAAGTGGAGGCGATTCAGGAAACGGTTTCGACATGTTCAGGATTGAGCCGATTCGAACTGGCATTTACCATTTGTGAGCACCTGGATTGGCGCACCGCTTCGGGGAGTTTGAAGAGGGATGCCTGCCTGAAGCTACTGGAGAAGCTCGAACAGCAGGGATTGCTGAAGCTTCCGCGGAAGCGGACCATCGCCCCGGGAGCGGGGCTGAAGAAGCAGCCGAAGCCGACGCGCAGAACGGAGGCGACCACGGCGGTAAAAGGCAGCGTCGCAGAGATCGGACCGGTTCGGCTGGCAGGGGCGGACAGCAAGGATGCGGCCGATCTATGGAACGAGTATGTGAGCCGCTATCACTACCTGGGGTACACGCCTCCCATCGGCTGTTTCCAACGCTACTTCATCGAGAGCGAGAGGGGGCTTTTGGGGTGTCTGCTGTTTTGCGGCGCGGCGAAGTCGTTGCAGGAGCGGGATCGCTTTATCGGCTGGAGCAAGGATGAGCGACTGAGGAACCTGGGGTTCGTCATCAACAACAGCCGTTTTCTGGTGTTTCCCTGGGTACAGGTGAAAAACCTGGCAAGCCACACCTTAGGGAAGGCGGCAAGGCGCATCGGGGACGATTGGCACAAACGTTGGGGATATCGGCCGCTGCTGTTGGAAACGTTCGTGGACCCTGAGCTTTATGCAGGGACCTGTTATCTGGCAGCGAACTGGCAGTACCTGGGGATGACGACCGGCCAAGGTCTGGCGCGCAGGGGAAAGAGCTACAGCACGACCCCCAAGAAGATCTTCGTGAAGCCGCTTGCGGGAGATTTCCGCGGCGCGCTTTGCTCGTAG